In Liolophura sinensis isolate JHLJ2023 chromosome 2, CUHK_Ljap_v2, whole genome shotgun sequence, a genomic segment contains:
- the LOC135463006 gene encoding LOW QUALITY PROTEIN: MYCBP-associated protein-like (The sequence of the model RefSeq protein was modified relative to this genomic sequence to represent the inferred CDS: inserted 1 base in 1 codon; deleted 2 bases in 1 codon): MIIVDKLKTGKKGGGTPEKASTPNPSQDALGEDNRPQSQNVISGEEIEKLAIKEENLQKLHEPKPPKEVKQKNPIPVTVRKLRPAEELEQPKPKQLTVFKPAPPTAPLRPMDYSGIAGPRYDLDGAVLPXSILGPYEDFRSEAIRRGDLLDIPSLHPEDIQPRCPSVKYEKKPTPLDPPTRKDEHNALRHWQVKMRERKRQQGYISKLLQKSPQSLVMNQADTYYHTQEQRYIIDRTIPAVDYGKGYRVGSEFWKQQETIGEEMTGLHMTLSQTERGYPPPIQHVGIPEVVKSEKGYWSNTKAAPVYYPWHRSPYLEYRKKQLQPIINQLDPHQPEFESLAVIGSSRPMKSEEEALHQGFMQAPEDEVPEGGDMDREGPMDIDPETDPLSGHPDVHPEPVFGPSLLFAGQPARWTGDTSSLQDEPGIEARVTFENYAGSRVTSFLEITNDGTTSIYYNWRQLPKQNPFDLVHAKVQRFYFNTSDGVILPAETMRFPFVFKSPNAGVFSEQWRFETRPVVCGGASLVVSLRGVALQEDKFKLQRDEIEVDLSHKQAQQVVSQILNDVLDGIRLPEPPRSPVDAYITEKEIFTRLNPGCYYHYSLVEELKEMYLTLFPEDQRDGKEWNLSILDMKQQILQMEEDEEDSRQTLLHRLNLAVIDLSFSSPRPIEDNRHRVGYQLLVEAVDGIVRQAANIRFVLGLPESEEEDHEDSICTIELEPPESDTSKHNRRTSETKKYKQAEKKEQKESAKKNPSAKDPKAAKGKEPPRPESKGKSVPTTPAPAKKTSSTPSKADSAHGRERPASPSVSPTDSSSQSLKDLELHSQYKEKLYSQAYQILGDMMDRLEASLQEIQQVEGAPDLETLIYR; this comes from the exons ATGATTATTGTAGATAAGCTGAagacaggaaaaaaaggtgGTGGAACACCTGAGAAAGCTTCCACACCCAACCCGTCTCAGGATGCCCTTGGTGAGGACAACCGTCCTCAATCACAAAATGTTATCAGTGGGGAAGAGATTGAGAAACTGGCAATCAAGGAGGAAAATCTACAGAAG CTGCATGAGCCAAAACCACCGAAAGAAGTTAAACAGAAGAATCCGATTCCTGTGACTGTCCGAAAATTGCGACCTGCCGAAGAGTTGGAGCAGCCGAAACCAAAACA GTTGACAGTGTTTAAACCAGCCCCACCTACTGCCCCTCTGCGCCCAATGGACTACTCAG GTATTGCTGGTCCCCGTTATGACCTAGATGGCGCTGTGTTAC ACAGCATTCTTGGGCCATATGAAGACTTCAGAAGTGAGGCTATAAGGAGGGGGGACCTTTTGGACATTCCTAGCTTGCACCCTGAAGACATTCAGCCTAGGTGTCCGTCTGTGAAGTATGAGAAGAAGCCCACTCCTCTAGATCCTCCCACT AGGAAGGATGAGCACAATGCACTGAGACACTGGCAGGTTAAGATGAGAGAGAGGAAGAGACAGCAGGGATACATTTCCA agTTGTTACAGAAATCTCCCCAGTCTCTGGTGATGAATCAGGCAGACACTTACTATCACACTCAGGAACAGAGGTACATCATTGACAGGACGATACCAGCTGTGGATTATGGCAAAGGAt ACCGTGTTGGCAGTGAGTTCTGGAAACAGCAAGAGACTATAGGAGAAGAAATGACAGGACTTCA CATGACCTTGTCGCAGACAGAGAGGGGGTACCCACCACCCATACAGCATGTTGGCATACCTGAAGTTGTCAAATCTGAGAAGG GTTATTGGTCAAACACAAAGGCTGCTCCTGTATACTATCCATGGCACAGATCTCCATATTTGGAATACAGGAAAAAACAGCTTCAGCCAATCATAAATCAGCTAGACCCTCATCAGCCC GAGTTTGAGAGCCTGGCCGTGATTGGGTCCTCCAGACCTATGAAGAGTGAAGAGGAGGCTCTCCACCAGGGTTTCATGCAAGCCCCTGAGGACGAGGTTCCCGAGGGGGGAGACATGGATCGAGAGGGGCCAATGGACAT AGATCCTGAGACGGACCCGTTGAGTGGTCACCCCGACGTCCACCCTGAACCTGTGTTTGGCCCTTCCCTCCTTTTTGCTGGCCAGCCTGCACGCTGGACAGGTGATACTTCCAGCCTGCAAGACGAGCCGGGCATTGAGGCACGCGTCACCTTCGAGAATTACGCTGGTAGCCGGGTCACATCCTTCCTTGAAATCACAAATGACGGGACAACCTCGATATACTATAACTGGAGG CAACTCCCCAAGCAGAATCCCTTTGACCTCGTCCATGCCAAAGTTCAGAGGTTTTACTTCAACACCAGTGATG GTGTGATTCTCCCAGCAGAAACCATGCGGTTCCCATTTGTCTTCAAATCGCCCAATGCCGGCGTCTTCTCTGAGCAGTGGCGCTTTGAGACGCGGCCAGTTGTGTGTGGTGGTGCATCACTCGTGGTTTCGCTACGCGGCGTAGCGCTACAGGAAGATAAGTTCAAGTTACAGAGAGATGAGATAGAG GTGGACCTGTCACACAAACAAGCACAGCAGGTGGTCAGTCAGATTCTGAATGATGTTCTAGACGGGATACGACTCCCTGAGCCACCGCGGTCTCCCGTGGATGCGTACATTACAGAGAAGGAGATCTTCACACGACTTAACCCAGGG tgttATTACCACTACAGCCTGGTTGAGGAGCTGAAGGAAATGTACCTGACACTTTTTCCCGAGGATCAGCGAGATGGCAAGGAGTGGAACCTCAGCATCCTCGACATGAAACAG cAAATCCTGCAGATGGAGGAAGATGAGGAAGACAGTCGCCAGACATTGTTACATCGGCTGAATCTGGCAGTCATCGACTTGTCCTTCTCTTCACCACGGCCCATTGAAGACAACCGACATCGTGTGGG gTATCAGTTACTGGTGGAGGCTGTAGATGGGATAGTGAGACAGGCTGCTAACATCCGCTTTGTCCTTGGGTTGCCAGAGAGTGAGGAGGAGGATCATGAAG ATAGTATCTGTACGATTGAACTGGAGCCGCCAGAATCGGACACTTCGAAACACAATCGCCGCACATCTG AGACCAAAAAGTACAAGCAGGCTGAAAAGAAGGAACAGAAAGAGTCAGCCAAGAAAAACCCATCGGCCAAGGATCCTAAAGCTGCAAAAGGCAAAGAG CCTCCGAGACCTGAATCCAAAGGTAAAAGTGTACCCACAACCCCCGCCCCAGCTAAGAAGACCTCGTCCACTCCTTCTAAAGCTGACTCCGCACATGGGCGAGAGCGGCCAGCCTCCCCGTCTGTCTCCCCCACGGACAGCTCCAGCCAGTCTCTCAAAGACTTGGAGCTTCACAGTCAGTACAAGGAGAAACTCTACTCTCAG GCGTATCAGATATTGGGGGATATGATGGACAGACTGGAGGCATCACTACAGGAAATACAACAGGTGGAGGGAGCCCCTGATTTGGAGACACTCATCTACCGAtga